The Kroppenstedtia pulmonis genome has a segment encoding these proteins:
- a CDS encoding DUF896 domain-containing protein, translated as MITDELLQRINTLARKQKTEGLSPKEKEEQAYLRSLYLDEIRGQVKNQLDRIRFVDQDDK; from the coding sequence GTGATTACTGATGAGTTACTTCAACGAATTAATACATTGGCTCGTAAACAGAAGACAGAAGGTTTAAGCCCTAAGGAAAAAGAAGAACAGGCATATCTCCGAAGTTTATATCTGGATGAGATACGTGGTCAAGTCAAGAATCAGTTGGATCGTATCCGATTTGTTGATCAGGATGATAAATGA
- a CDS encoding transcriptional regulator, which translates to MLPFQQLAQLDKLIHEPARLSILTALSACTLAEFLFLQELTGLTKGNLSCHLTKLEKGGLVSIDKHFVRKKIPQTTIRITSEGKAAVERHWKQLESIHQTVRQQGALKDS; encoded by the coding sequence ATGTTACCGTTTCAACAATTGGCTCAATTGGATAAGCTTATACACGAACCGGCACGCCTCTCCATTTTAACTGCCCTTTCCGCTTGCACCTTGGCTGAGTTTCTTTTTTTGCAGGAATTAACCGGTTTAACCAAGGGGAACCTATCGTGTCACTTGACTAAGCTGGAGAAGGGCGGACTTGTTTCTATCGATAAGCATTTTGTCCGGAAAAAAATTCCCCAAACCACAATCCGCATCACCTCGGAAGGAAAAGCGGCTGTTGAACGTCATTGGAAGCAACTGGAGTCCATCCATCAAACGGTTCGGCAACAAGGAGCTCTTAAAGATAGTTGA
- a CDS encoding DUF4129 domain-containing protein, with the protein MTDYPRAKEQLAEIMNEFSGYEWFYDGLDKIEAGLQWMNEQLANWLGAVLDAEVDLRIGWLLPVLLTIIIGVLLWRIGKNVMFRKTDLETHMDIPTIKEKKQEVWWEEAEDCARQKMYREGIRCLFQGVLESLDQQGFLKRQDSKTNREYLTEVQKSRYESVTSFTDLVIQFERVWYGLSPVEERDYRNFLQLSLQLIKKGGKKAVE; encoded by the coding sequence ATGACAGACTATCCCAGGGCAAAAGAGCAGTTGGCGGAAATAATGAATGAGTTTTCCGGTTATGAATGGTTCTATGATGGTTTAGACAAGATTGAAGCTGGTTTGCAGTGGATGAATGAACAACTGGCAAATTGGCTGGGTGCAGTACTGGATGCAGAAGTGGACCTTCGCATCGGATGGCTTCTGCCTGTTCTGCTTACCATCATTATCGGGGTTTTGTTATGGCGAATTGGAAAAAATGTGATGTTCAGAAAAACCGATTTAGAAACCCATATGGATATACCAACTATTAAGGAGAAAAAACAGGAAGTTTGGTGGGAGGAAGCGGAGGATTGCGCCCGACAAAAAATGTATCGGGAAGGAATCAGATGTTTGTTTCAGGGAGTTTTGGAATCTTTGGATCAACAAGGTTTCCTGAAGAGACAAGACTCTAAGACAAACCGGGAGTATCTGACAGAAGTACAAAAAAGTCGCTACGAATCGGTTACCTCCTTTACGGATCTCGTCATTCAATTTGAACGTGTTTGGTATGGATTGAGTCCTGTGGAAGAGAGAGATTACCGGAATTTTCTTCAACTCTCCCTTCAATTGATAAAGAAGGGAGGAAAGAAGGCCGTTGAGTAA
- a CDS encoding M42 family metallopeptidase encodes MNWKRFEELTQIPGVPGDEKEVRKVLRHYIESTTDEIVQDHLGGLFGVLKGDVSGPRILVAGHMDEVGFMVTRITDKGFLKFQPLGGWWNQVMLAHGVQVVTQTEKRIPGVIGSTPPHLLKENERNKPVEISEMFIDVGADSKEEVHQFGIRPGDGIAPVFPFVEMEGGKRLISKAWDNRFGCGLAVELLEDMKDSNHPNILFSGATVQEEVGLRGAVTAANLVRPDVFFAVDAGPAGDTPGIVDGFGELGKGVMIRLYDRSMITLPGMRQFLIETAEKEGIPYQYFVSAGGTDAGAVHKSGRGVPSAALGVCARYIHSHTSVIDKDDIQAAKKFLAAIVKRLDKETLEAIKEG; translated from the coding sequence ATGAATTGGAAACGCTTTGAAGAGTTGACCCAAATCCCCGGTGTTCCCGGTGATGAAAAAGAAGTACGCAAGGTGCTTCGTCACTATATCGAATCCACTACAGATGAAATCGTCCAGGATCATCTCGGTGGGTTATTCGGAGTTTTGAAAGGGGATGTTTCCGGACCTCGTATCCTGGTTGCCGGTCATATGGATGAAGTTGGTTTTATGGTTACCCGTATTACGGATAAAGGATTTTTAAAGTTTCAGCCCCTCGGGGGTTGGTGGAATCAAGTAATGCTGGCACACGGTGTGCAGGTGGTTACCCAAACCGAAAAACGAATCCCCGGTGTGATCGGTTCAACACCGCCTCATCTGCTTAAAGAAAATGAACGAAATAAGCCAGTCGAGATATCCGAGATGTTCATCGATGTGGGTGCAGACAGCAAGGAGGAAGTTCATCAGTTTGGAATCCGTCCCGGAGATGGGATTGCCCCGGTGTTTCCATTTGTAGAGATGGAAGGGGGAAAACGACTAATCAGCAAGGCTTGGGACAATCGATTTGGGTGCGGTCTGGCAGTTGAGCTTCTGGAGGATATGAAAGATTCCAACCACCCTAACATTTTATTTTCAGGGGCAACTGTACAGGAAGAAGTAGGTTTGAGAGGTGCTGTCACTGCAGCCAATCTGGTACGGCCCGATGTTTTCTTTGCCGTCGATGCCGGACCTGCCGGTGATACTCCTGGGATTGTTGATGGCTTTGGAGAACTGGGTAAAGGTGTTATGATCCGACTGTATGACCGTTCGATGATCACATTGCCGGGAATGCGACAATTTTTGATTGAGACAGCAGAAAAAGAAGGGATTCCTTATCAATACTTTGTATCAGCAGGGGGTACGGATGCGGGAGCCGTTCATAAATCGGGACGAGGCGTACCATCAGCGGCATTGGGAGTTTGTGCACGATATATTCATTCCCATACATCGGTAATTGATAAAGATGATATCCAGGCGGCAAAGAAATTTTTGGCAGCCATTGTCAAGAGATTGGACAAAGAGACCTTGGAAGCAATTAAAGAAGGATAA
- a CDS encoding YneB family resolvase-like protein — MKGIIYVRNDHDQPEQNAALEKLQEFAEGMAYQIENIIVESYNVTELERPGLFRLFDMVQSQNIQAVFTRSGSCLGQGETKLATVHQLHRLGCMIYTLESQGEILVEADESAVLYMMEKVDRLQRNWRARKISKGIQKAIKEKGFNPAHNLKNRGMGGRSKKKVPVEDIIALKEKNLTFEEIAATLQGWGYEVSRATVHRRYREWSQEKDRE; from the coding sequence ATGAAAGGGATCATTTATGTCCGAAATGATCATGATCAACCAGAACAAAACGCCGCTTTGGAAAAATTACAAGAGTTTGCGGAAGGTATGGCATATCAGATAGAGAATATCATCGTAGAATCCTACAATGTAACGGAGTTGGAACGTCCAGGGCTATTTCGACTATTTGATATGGTTCAATCACAGAATATCCAGGCTGTCTTCACACGGAGTGGATCCTGTCTCGGTCAGGGTGAAACCAAACTGGCAACGGTACATCAGTTGCATCGTTTAGGGTGTATGATCTATACACTGGAGTCACAGGGAGAGATCCTCGTGGAGGCTGATGAGTCTGCTGTCTTATATATGATGGAAAAAGTAGACCGACTGCAACGTAACTGGAGGGCACGGAAAATATCTAAGGGCATACAAAAAGCCATCAAAGAAAAGGGATTCAATCCAGCCCACAACCTAAAAAATCGAGGGATGGGCGGCAGATCGAAAAAGAAGGTACCTGTTGAGGACATTATCGCCTTGAAAGAGAAAAATCTCACCTTTGAAGAGATTGCTGCCACCCTTCAAGGATGGGGTTATGAAGTGTCCCGGGCGACGGTCCATCGCCGTTATCGGGAATGGTCGCAAGAAAAAGATAGAGAATGA
- a CDS encoding DUF4350 domain-containing protein, producing the protein MSKGKGAFLLIIGVVLIGSFFLFSIFLPSSYPPYSSESPARDGVKGLYRLLEKQRVNVSRWDSTWEHLPNKKQDVLFIVSPKSLLVPGDSLEHLFEWIERGNIVVLWAKPGDPMVTELGFAGQSSDKQGKWMSMESQQKVWLKEINRLYFPSDAWLSDLIELDSEWKDTKGKRRVGSLQMGAGSIYYIPDPDMITNRYIDRGDNLALPLYFASLAKGQVLFDEGVRKGALSGKLDYEQKGAPTSPTDLLSRESWLLLIQGVILFFFWIYLRGKRFANPRWETVHSSRSSDEYTSAMAGLYQWAELGKESLAIQLEEMLNQTSKVLGLPVGSSQSDIIQQTQLLMGKQVEDRLKKLIVEVENASPKVSGQELIRLSQKIYDTGEEIKRWKKTILPLQK; encoded by the coding sequence TTGAGTAAAGGTAAAGGCGCTTTTTTACTGATTATAGGTGTGGTGCTGATTGGTTCTTTTTTTCTGTTCTCCATTTTTCTTCCCAGTTCCTATCCTCCATATTCCAGTGAAAGTCCGGCACGGGATGGCGTCAAAGGCTTATATCGATTACTGGAAAAGCAACGTGTAAACGTATCCCGATGGGACTCAACATGGGAACATCTTCCGAATAAAAAGCAGGATGTACTGTTTATCGTCTCACCGAAATCATTACTTGTTCCCGGTGATTCCTTGGAGCACTTGTTTGAATGGATAGAACGAGGAAATATCGTCGTGCTTTGGGCAAAACCAGGTGATCCTATGGTGACTGAGTTGGGATTCGCCGGTCAATCTTCAGATAAACAAGGGAAATGGATGTCGATGGAGTCTCAGCAGAAAGTTTGGCTGAAAGAAATAAACCGATTATATTTTCCCTCGGATGCCTGGTTGTCAGATTTGATCGAGCTGGACTCTGAATGGAAGGATACCAAAGGGAAACGTCGGGTCGGCAGTCTTCAGATGGGGGCAGGGTCTATCTATTACATCCCGGATCCAGATATGATAACCAATCGATACATTGATCGAGGGGATAATTTGGCTCTTCCTCTTTATTTTGCCTCATTGGCCAAAGGTCAAGTTTTATTTGATGAGGGAGTTCGAAAAGGGGCTTTATCCGGAAAGTTGGATTATGAACAAAAGGGAGCCCCCACTTCCCCGACAGATCTTTTATCCAGGGAATCGTGGTTGTTACTGATTCAAGGGGTCATTTTGTTCTTCTTTTGGATCTATCTTCGAGGAAAACGGTTTGCCAATCCTCGCTGGGAGACAGTTCATTCCAGCCGATCATCAGATGAATACACCTCTGCCATGGCAGGTTTGTATCAGTGGGCCGAGTTGGGCAAGGAGTCCTTGGCCATCCAATTGGAAGAGATGTTAAACCAAACAAGCAAGGTTTTGGGTTTACCTGTCGGTTCGTCCCAATCTGATATCATTCAACAGACTCAGCTTTTAATGGGAAAACAAGTTGAAGATCGTTTGAAAAAACTGATTGTGGAAGTGGAAAATGCATCGCCAAAAGTAAGTGGCCAAGAGCTGATTCGACTTAGTCAGAAAATATATGACACAGGAGAGGAGATCAAACGATGGAAAAAGACCATTCTCCCTTTACAGAAATAG